The genomic interval GCTCGTCATCGACGACGTTCACTTCCTCGCCGAGAAGGAGCGGAGCCAGGAAGAGTTCTTCCACACCTTCAACGAGCTGCACGGCCAGAAGAAGCAGATCGTGCTCTCCTCCGACGCCGCCCCTTCGGAGATCCCGGGCCTGACCGACCGGCTCATCTCTCGCTTCAACTGGGGGGTGGTCGCCCCCGTCGGCGCCCCCAGCTACGAGACGCGGATCGCGATCCTCGAGGCCAAGGCGGAGCTGCGGGGCCTCGGCGTGCCGCGGACCGTGCTGGAGTACATGGCCCGGCGGATCGACACCAACGCCCGCGAGCTCGAGGGCGCCATCACGACGCTGCAGGCCCACGCCCACGTCGCCAAGCGCCCGATCGACCTGGAGCTCGCCCGCCGGGCGATGGGCGACCCCAACGTCGTGACCTCCGGCCGCGTGACGCTCGGCCGCATCGTCGACGTGGTCTGCAAGTTCTACTCGGTCAAGCAGAGCGAGCTGCAGAGCAAGCGCCGGCACAAGAGCATCGCCGAGCCGCGGCAGGTCTGCATGTTCATCGCGCGGCAGCGCACGGACCTCTCGCTCGAAGACATCGGCGGGCACTTCGGCGGGCGGGACCACACTACGGTGATGCACAGCGTGCAGAAGATCACCAAGAAGGTGGCGGAGGACGAGGTGTTCGCGGCCCAGATCCTCAAGATGACCGAGGATTCGCAGGCCTGAGCAGGAGGCGGGATCGTCCTGCCGCGCCGAGGCGGGCGCCGACGCGGGCGGACGGCCGGCGACACGTTCGGGGCCGGTCCGCGGAGCCCGCGCCCGCGGACCGGTCCCGCGGGTCCCGGCCCTCAGCCCGCCGCGGCCTCCCGCCGGTAGCCCTCGCGGCTCTCGTCCGGCAGCGTCCGCCACAGCAGGAACTGCCGACGCAAGCCCGCGAAGAAGGGCTTGTTGAGCCGGGCGAAGTCGCCGCGCGTCCCCGACAGCCGGTCGACCACGACGCGGACGCGGTCGACGCCGGCGATGTCGGAGGGCTCGCTCCAGAGGCGCAGCCGCTGGGTGACGCCCAGGTCGAAGGGGGCGAGGGCGACGTCGGCCAGCAGCGTGGGGGCGTCGCCCCCGTCCGGGCCGGCGGCATCCCCCTCGCCGGGCACGGCGGCGACGGAGGAGCAGGCGAACCGGCCGATGCCGGCGTCGTCGTGGCTGCGGAAGTGCTCGGCGAGGAAGCCGCGGACGCCGCCCATGTCGGCCGCGCTCACGGTGAAGGGGAAGACCAGGTCGAGCCGGTCGCCGCCGCCGGGCGTTCTCACCGGCGCCGGCAGCCGCCAGCGGCGGACCAGCCCCGGGTTGGCCGACCTCGCCGCCGCGGCGGCGGGGTACAGCGAGGACAGCATGACCACCGCCATCACCACGCCGGTGGCGAAGAGCGCGTTGCCGCTGGCGAAGTTCACCGGCAGCTCGGGCACGAGCCCGCGCTGGGCGAGGGTGGCGGACACGCGTGCCAAGAACAGCGCGAGCAGCTGACCCCCGAGGCCGCCGACGACGGCGTAGACCGCGCCCTCGGCCAGGAACAGCGCCCCGATGTGCCGCGGCGCCAGCCCCAGCGCCGAGAAGGTGTAGATCTCCTGCTTCCGGTCGGAGATCGAGCCGAGCAGCGTGCCGAAGACGATGAGCCCGCCGAGCGCCAGCGGCACGACGATGGCCGCGGCCCCGCTGACCGAGGTGAGCGTGGTGAGCACGCGGCGTTCCAGCCCCGCGGCCCCCGCCGACCAAGCCGGCTGCGGCAACGCGGTCGCGAGCGCGTCGGCGGTTTCGGCGACGCCGATGCCCCCCGCGGGGAAGACGGTGAGCCCGTCGGGCCGGCCGCCGAGCTCTTCGGCCAGGCGCACGCCGACGAAGGCGACCTCCGCGACGCCGAGCCGCTCGGCCGCGCCGCCGCCCGCCGACGCGGCGGCGTCGCGGCCGGCCGACGACCCGCCCGCGGCGCGGTCCCGGCCGGGCTCGAGCACCGGCAGCACGGGCTGGCCATCAACGTGGCGCAGCCGCCCGATGCGGTCGGCGTCGAGAACCCCCGCGAGGCGCACGCGTCGGCCCGCGAGCCGGAAGCGGTCGCCGACCTCCAGGCGCAGCGACCGCGCCGCCGCGGGGTTGAGGAAGACGCCGTCGGCGGAGAGCTCGCCAGCGAGGGTGGCGGCGGTGAACCGCTCGGGCCCGACGCCCGACGCGGTGGCGCTGGCGAGCGCCCGCGAGAGCGCCGGCCAGCGCCGCGGCAGGCGCGGGTCGATCCCGACCACGCAGCGGATCCGGCCGTCGGCGGTGCCGTCCTCCCGGGCGAGCGCGAGGCCGCCGCCGGGCACGCCCTCGGCGAGGCCCGGCGGGTCGATGCGCCAGGTCGCGAGGGCCTCGGCGGGTCCGCCGGCGCCCACGCCGCCGCCGGCCGCGCCGCCGAGCAGCGACGCGTCGCGGCCGCCCGCGGCCGAGGCCGCCGCGCCCGCCAACTCCGCCGCGGCCCGCGGGAGCGGGCCGCCGTCGACGCGACGCACCAGCACCGCGTCCGTGGGCGTGCCCGGACCCGGCGTGCCGACCGCGGCGAGCCCCACGCCCAGCCGCCGCTCGAAGCCGGCGAAGCAGAGCACGGTGAAGGTCAGCACCACCACCGTGAGCGTGGTGAGCGCGGTGCGGGTCTTCCGCCGCCGCATGGTCGAGATGCCCATCTGCACCGCCGCCAGCAGCGCCGCGACCTGGCCCGCGTTCTGCGGTTGCCCGCCCTCGCCGTGCAGCTTCGCGAGCTGCACGCGGAACTTGGAGATCAGCAGCACGATCACCAGCCCCGAGAGCAGCAGGATCGCGAAGGCGAGGAACACGATGATCGGCGTCGAGGCCACGGCGAAGCCGGGGTGCAGCGCGTACAGCGCCGCGAAGGTGAGCCCGAAGCAGACCGCGAAGCCGGCGACGCGGCCCCGGATGCCCTTGGCGCCGATCAGCAAGCGCTCGCCGAAGAAGGCGAAGGGCACCGCCAGGGCGAGCAGCAGCACGACGGCGTTGACGAGGTCGTCCATCGCGGCGCGCAGCGGGTTGTAGACCCGCTGGCCCAGGGCGAAGGCCAGGCGGGCCGCCTCGGGCGCGGCCTCGCCGCCGCCGGCGGCGTTGTCCAGCGCGGCGCGGGCGTCGCGGTGCAGGCGTTCGAGGTCGCCGCGGAGGATCCCGCGGGCGCGGAGCGCCGCCAGGCGCGACTCGTTGAGCGACCAGAGGTTGCCGGCCGAAGCCAGCAGCACCGACACCCCGCCGCGACCGGACCCCGCGGCCGCGGGGTCCGCCGGCCCGGCGGCGGGTGCGAACTCCCCGGGCGGCAGCAGCAGCGGGCCCTCCGGCTGGAAGACGCGGACGCCCGAGTCGGCCAGGCCGGGCGTCAGGTGGTAGAAGCCGAACGGCCCGGCTTGGCCCACGAGCGCATCGGCGGGGCGTGGCCGCGACCCCGCGGCCCCCAGCAGCACGGTGAATCGCCCGGGCGCCGTCGGCTCATCCGGGCGGAGCGTGACGACGGCGGAACCGGACGCCGCCGCCGACCCGTCGCCCAAACCCAGCCCCAGGAGGTCGGTCCGCAGCGCCGCCGCCGGCGTCCCGCCCACGCGCTCCTGCGTGCTCACCGCGGTCAGTGCGCCGCGGGCGTCGTGCGTCGCCCCCAGCGTGGCCAGCTGGCGGTCGAGGTCGGCGTGGGCGGCCACCACGTCGAAGCGGCCGGCGCCATCGGCGACGACCATCCGCGCCGGCTCGTACGAGGGAATCGCCCGGCGGGCGAGGCTGTTCCACGCGTTGGCCGGATCGGCCGGCATCGGGAACAGCGCGACGACCGCCCCGGGCGCCGGCCGGTCTTCCGCGAGCCCGCCGGCCACCCGCTGCTGCACCACCGGGCCCACCGGCACGCCCAGCGAGTCGTCCGCGGCGCCCGCCGCCGCGACGGCCGCGGGCCGCCGCGTGCCCGCCCGGTTGTCGATCGCCTTGTCGGCGAAGGGCGCCCGGTCGGGCAGGCCCGGCCGGTTCAGCCCGGCGACGAACAGCCGCAGCGCCGCGTCGCCCTGGGCCGCGAAGCCGGCGGCGTCCAAAGCGGCGAGCGTGTCGCCGGGGTGGCCGTCGCGGCGTCGGGCGTCGTGGCAGGTGGCGAAGGCGACGTTGAAGAAGCCGTGCGTGCCGGCCAGGAAGCCGCTGTGCACGAGCGGGCCGGGCACGGCCAGGCGCCCCGCGGCCGGGTCACGCAGCGTCTCGGCGTCGAGGCCGCGGAACGCTGGCGCGTCGCCGGCGGCGGCCGCCGCCGCGGCGAAGTGGCCGAGCACCCGCTGGTGGTAGCCGGGCGCGTCCGCCTCGGGCGAGAGGCTCCACGCCGCGCCCACCCGCCCGGCGTCCGACCCGGCCACCACGCCCCAGGACGGGCCCTCGCCGGAGAGGTCCAGCGAGGCGTGCAGAGCCACGCGCACGGCACGGGCGTCGCCGGCGACGCGGCCCGACGCCGCGGCCTGCACCGCTTCCTGCTGCCCCAGCTCGACCTGCCGCCGTGCCGCCGCCGTCGAGCGTGCCCGCAGCGCCGCCCGGGCCGCGGCGAGCAGCTCCCGCCCCTCCCGCGGCGCCGCCTCCACCGTGAAGAGCGTCCCCGCGTCGGCCGCCTCGTGCACGTGGCGCCGCACCGCGTCCCAGCGGGCGACGCGACCGGACACCGTCGGCAGCATCGCTCCCGCCGCTTCGTCACCCCGCGCCGCCTCCAGCCGCAGCAGCCGCAGCTCCCGCGCCGCGTCGGCCCGGGCCCACGCCGCCCGGGCCGCCAGGAGCGGGCGCAGCGATGCGGCGGCCGAGGCCGGCAGGCCGCGCGCCGCGTCGGCGTCCTGCGGGAGCGTCCGCAGGGCGAGCGTCGACGCCGCCAGGTCGCGGGCGGCGGCCTGGATCGCCTCCCGCCGCCGGGCCGGGTCGTCGGTGAGCGCCGCGTAGAACGTCCGGGCCCCCTGCATCCCGCGGCCGGCGTTGTCGAGGAAAACCAGCACGACCCGCCGCGGCGGCGGGTCGGCCGCGAGGCGCCGGGCCGCCTCCAGCAGCAGCGCCGCGTTGGCCGCGTTCCGCGCCCCCGGGCCGCGCTCTGGCACGCTGCCGAAGCTGTCCAGGTCGGCCGCGAGCACGACCGGCCGCCGCCGCGCCGCCGCCGCGGTCAGCGCCGGCGTGGCCCCCGGGGCCGGCTCGATGACCGCCACCACGCTGCGGCCCGTCGCCGCCACCACCGGCACCGCCGCCTCCAGCGTCGCCTCGGCGCCGCCCGCGGTCAGGTCCAGCCCCGCGGAGAGCCCGCTGCCGGGATCGACCTCGGCGAAGAAGCGGGGCAGGTTCATCGGCGCCGGAACCGACTTCATCGCTTCGCCCGCCGCGACGCCCGCCTCGGCCCGGAAGACCACCGCCGCCGCGCCCAGCGCGAAGGCTCGCTCCCACGCCTCCTGCGGCACGTCATAATCGAGCACCACGATCGGGGCCGCGTCGCCCGGCGTCGCCACCGCCGCCGCGACCTCCGCGGCCGACCCCCGCCCCGCGTACCGCAGCGGCCCGGTCAGCCCGCCCGCGGGCGTGACCGGCGGGCACACCAGGTTCGGCCGGCACGGGAACAGCGGCACCACGCCCCGCTCGAAGCCGTTGGCGTCGCGGACCGTCAGCCGCACGCCGCTCTTGGCCCCGCCGTCCGCGGCACCGGCTCCCGGTCCGGGTCCTTGCTCCAGCCGCGGCATCGTCTGCCACACCGGCATCTCCAGCGGCAGCACCTCGTCCACCCCCGCCTCCCGCAGCCGCTGCATCACGTACGCCGAGGCGTCCCGCCCCGGCTCGGTCCCGGCCAGCCGGTGCGGGTACGACGCCAGCCTCGCGAGGTCCCGCTCGAAAGCGGGCCCCAGCGAGGAAGGCTCCCGGGCGGCCGCCCGACCGCCAAGAAGCACCGCCGCGAGGACGGCGAGGATGCCCAACCCGCGGACCCGACGGCCCGCGGAGCGAGCGTCCGACGCCGAGCCCGGAGAAGCGTTCCGAGCGTTCAAGGCTCTTCCCCCGCCACCGAGCCCACCGTGATCCGCACGTCCTCGCGTTCCTGCACGCGGTCGAGGCGGCCGTCTTTGATCCACATGATGCGGTCGCACAGGGCCAGCAAGCGGTGGTCGTGCGTCGAGCAAACCACCGTCACCCCCGCGTCGCGGTTGATCCGCACGAGCAGGTCCAGGACGTCCTGGCCGGTCGCGAAATCCAGGTTCGCCGTGGGCTCGTCCGCCAGCAGGATCGCCGGGCGGTTGGCCAGCGCACGGGCGATCGCCACCCGCTGCTGCTGCCCGCCGGAGAGCTCGACGGGCCGGTGATCCCACCGCTGGGCGATCCCCACCGTCTCCAGCAGGGCCATCCCCCGGCCGCGCGCCGCGTCGGGATCGACACCCGCGAAAGCCATGGGCACCGTCACGTTCTCCAGCGCCGTCATGTACCGCACGAGGTTGTACTGCTGGAAGATGTACCCGATCTTGCGGCAGCGGAGGAAGGCCAGCTCCGCCGCCGACAGCTGCGCGACGTCCACCTCGTCGATCAGGATCCGCCCGCCGGTGGGCCCGTCCAGCCCGCCGATCATGTTGAAGAAGGTCGATTTGCCCGAGCCCGACGGCCCCATCACCGCGATCAGCTCGCCCCGGTGGATCACCGCGTCGACCCCGCGGAGCGCGTGCGTCGCCGCGTCGCCGCCGCCGTAGACCTTGGTGAGGCCGACGGTGCGGATGATCGGAACCGGCGCCCCGGGATCGAGCGGGGGCGGTGGCGTGGCGGACGCTTCCATGCGGGCCGGGAGCGTACGGAAGCGGGCGGCCGCCCCGGCCCCCGACGCCGCGGACCGGAGGCCGGAACGCGGCCCGGCGGCCACGGTCCGCGGCGGCGGCGGCGCGACGCGTCCGTTTCCGCTTCCGCTTCCGCGCACGAGGACAAGCCGCCCGGGGGCGGCCCGCTCCTGCGTCGGCGAACTAGCGGGTGATGAGGATCGAACTCACGACATTTACCTTGGCAAGGTAACGCTCTACCGCTGAGCTACACCCGCGTGAGTGGCGGAGAGTGTAGACGGTCGCCGCTTGGCGTCAACCGGCTTCCTCAGCGGTTGGAGAGCACCTGCAGGAGGTCGGGAAGCGGGGCCTGGCGGTCGGTGAAGGTGAGGATCAGGCGTGCGATCGACGGCTGCTCCTCGCGGCGGAAGCGGACGGCGTTGTCGCCGAGGTGGAAGTGATCCATCACCAGCTCGGTGTCCAGCGCCACCGTTTCGCCCATGCCCAGCGGCTCGTCGTCGGCGACCGTGAGCCGGAAGGTCGTGCCCGGCTGGTACTGGATGAGCGGGGCGTCGACGAGTGTCTCGACGTCGACGCGGCCCTGCTGGTCGATCATCACCTCCTTCACGTCGGCGGCGAAGAGGTCCCAGCTGCCGATGAGGGTGTCGCCGCGGGTGCTGGAGGTGTGCACCGTGTTGCCCTGCCAGGCGATGCGGTAGACCGGGTCGGGCCCCGAGTCGCCCCAGTCCCAGGCTTCGCCGCCGGGGCCTTGCGGCCGGAACTCGACGAGCTTGAGGTGGACGTAGTAGTCGTGCCCGGGCACCAGCGGCGGCGGCCCGATCGGTTCGGCCTCGGGGCCGGGGTCGGCCGCCGCCGCCGCGCCGAGCGACGGCAGCCCCCCGCCGCCGTGCCAGTGCACGCCGAAGGCGGCCGCCGCCACCAACGCCACCAGGACCAACGCTCCCGCCAGCGGCTTCAAGCCCGACCCGCGGCCCCGCGGGTGCTCACTGGATCCGGGCTCCGGCACGCGGCGATCGTAGAGCGGCGCGGATCCCGAAGGCCACGGCGGTCCGCGCGTCCGTGCGGCCGCGACGCTCCCGCCGCGGCGGCGGGCGCGGAGGCTCCCGCTCCGGCGAGCTCCCGGCGACCTCAGCCCCGCTTCCCGGCGATGCGGTCCAGCGTCCCGCGGTCCCACCACGGCGCCTCCGCCTCCCCGGGCTTCCGCGCCCGCCACAGCTCGTCGGTGAGCCTCTCCACCTGCTCGTAGCCGCAGCTACGCAGCACCGCCTCCACCGCCGCGGCGTCGAAAGCGAACCAGTTGGTGGGGTCGCCCGCCCAGCGGTGCTCGATGAAGGCCAGCCGCGGGAAGTGCGGCTGGGTCATCAGCTCGCGGTCGTTCAGCCCGACGTCGTCGGGAATGGCCGGCGAGCGGGCGGGGTCGGGCCCGGGCGCGGTGAGCGTCTGCAGGAACAGCGTGCCCCCGGGCTTCACCCGCCGGGCGATCGCGTCGAGCGCGAGCAGGGGGTAGCGGAGGTGGTAGAGCACCCCCAGGAAGAGCACGACGTCGAAGGCTTGCTCGCGGTGGAGCAGGTCGTACACGTCGGCTTGCTCGAAGCGGACGCGTTGCCGCGGGTCCAGAGACTCCTGCGCGAGCCTCGCCTGGGCCAGGTACCGCGGGTCGTGGTCAATCGCCGTGACGCGGGCGCCCCGCTCCGCGAGCGCGAAGGCGTAGTAGCCGGCGTTGCAGCCGATGTCCAGGGCGGCGAGCCCGGCGAGGTCCGCGGGCAGGTGCGGGGACAGCTCCTCGAACTTCCAGGCGGGGAAGTCGCCGAGCCCCAGCGGGTGGTCCGGGCAGGTCTGCACCCGCCCGCCGGTGCCGTCGGGCAGGTGGAGGTTGTGGAACCAGGGGGCGAGTTCGTCGATTCGTTGCTGGAGCTCGGGCATGTCGGGGGGGTTCATCGGGAGGCCCCGGCGGCGAGCAGCCCGGCTTCGAGCTCGGCGGCGCGGTGGGCGGCGGTGTGCTCTTGCAGCACGCGGGCCCGGGCGGCCGCGCCGATCGCGGCGCGCTCGGCTTCGGGCGTCTCTTCGAGGATCCGGACCGCGTCGTCGGCGGTGTCGGCGACCAGGATCTCGCGGCCGACCTCGAAGACGTCGCCGAGGCCCTCCCAGCGGTCGCTGATCACCGGCGTGCCGCAGGCGGCGGCCTCGAAGAGGCGGACGCTGGGCGCCCAGCCCGCGGCGATCATGTCGGCGCGGGTCACGTTGAGGGTGAAGCGCTGGCGCCGGTAGAAGCGCGGGTGCCCGGCGGGCGGGAGGTGCTCGACCCGCTCGACGTTGGGCGTCCAGGAGGTCCGCTGGGGGTACATCGGGCCGACCAACGCGAAGCGCCGGCCGGGCAGGCGGCGGGCCGGGTCGAGCAGCAACCGCTCCACCGTCGGCTGGCGGTCGTCGCTGTAGGTGCCCATGTACCCCAGGTCGAGGTCGCGGGCGACGGCCGCGTCCGGGGTGTAGACGCCGTCGTCGACGGCGCAGTACAGCGGGAGCGCACGCGGCGAGCCCAGCTCCTCCTCGAGCTTCCGCAGCGTCCGCCCGCCGGTGAAGCTGAAGTAGGCCGCCAGCCGCGGGACCTGGTCGACGCGCAGGCTCTCCTTGTCGCCGCGGGCGAGCTTCGCGAGGGTGACCGGCGTGTCGATGTCGTAGAAGCTCACGGGCGCTTCCGCCGTCTGCATCGCCCAGTCGATGACGGCCGGGCCGTCGGGCACGTAGCTGCCGATGAGCACGGCGTCGGCCTCGCGGACGAGAGCGGCGTGATCGGTCCGGAGCTCCTCCAGCGAGGCATACAGCCGCAGGTCGACGCCGTCGGGGTCGGGGTTGTCGCGCGCGTCGCCGGCGTACCACGGCACGTCGCGTTCCAGGAAGACGACCCCGTGGCCGCGCTGCGCGAACGACTTCAGCAGCGCGCGGAAGACCGTGGCGTGGCCGTTCCCCCAGGACGAGGAGATCGACAGACCCAGGACGACGAGCTTCAAGACGCGTGCTCCGCCAGCTCGTCGAGCTGCGCCTCGACCGTGACCGCCCGCTGCGTGTAGGTGTGGTCCCGGAGGGCCCGGGCCCGGGCGGCGTCGCCGATGTCGCGGGCCCGCTCGGGGCGGAGGTCGGCGAGGATCGCCGCGACGCCGGCGCCGTCCTCGGCGACGAGGATCTCCACGCCGGGCTCGAAGAAGGTGTCGATGCCGACCCAGGCGTCGGTGACGAGGCAGGCGCCGGCGGCCGCGGCCTCGAAGACCCGGGTCGCCGGGGAGAAGCCGACCTCGGCCATCGACGCCCGGCTGATGTTCAGCACGCACAGCGCCGACGCGTTGAGCGCGTTGTGGTCGCCGGTGCCGACGTGGCCGAGGCGGTGGACGTTCTCGGGCAGGTCGGCGTCGTGCCAGCCGGAGCCGCCGAGCAGGAACTTCTTTGCGGGGGCGAGCCGCGCGGCCTCGGTGAAGAAGGCGTCCACGCGCGCCTCGCGGTCGGGCAGCCGGTTGCCCAGGAAGCACAGGTCGCAGGCGAAGCGCTCCTGCGCCGGCGCCGGTCGGTGCGTCGCGGGGTCGTGGGCGTTGTAGATCGGCACGCAGCGGCGGGCGCCGAGGGCCTCGTACGCCGCGACCACCGGCGGGCCGCCGCCGTAGGTGAACACCGCGTCGTAGCGCGGGACGCAGGCGCGGGCCGGGTCGTCGGGGTCGGCACGCATCCGCTCCAGCGTGGCGGGCGCGTCCACGTCCCAGAAGATCCGCAGCGGCGCCGAGCCGTCGGCGCGGGTGAGCGTCGAGACGGCCTCCTCCAGCTCCGCGTCGAAGACGCCGACGCCCGACGCCTTCACCACCACGCCGGCCGCGGCGGCCTCCTCCAACAGCGGCGCGAGCGCGTCGGGGCGGTTGGGGTAGACCACGACGCGGGCGTAGCCGGGGTCCTCGGCGAGGTCGCGGTGCTGCTGCCGGTCGTATGCGTCGGGCTCGTAGAAGGTGACCGCGAAGCCGCGGGCGTGGAGGGCCGAGAGCACGCCGCGGTAGTAGGTCGCGGCGCCGTTCCAGTAGGCGGAGACCAGCGAAGATCCGAAGAAGGCGATGGAGCGTGGCGGCATGCGGTCGGCGGGTTCAAGCGAGGTCGTCGAGGATCGTGAGCAACTCGTCCACGCGGTGGGCGCAGGTGTGGCGGGCGAGGACGGTTTCTCGGCCGCGGGCGGCGAGGTCGCGGCGGGCACCGGCGTCCCCGAGGAGGGCTTCGAGCGTGGCCTGCATCTCGGCTCCGGAGCCCACGCGCGCGAGGTCGCCGGGGCGGAAGAGGTGCTCCGCATCCGACCAGGGGGCCGAGGCCAGCGGGATGCCGCAGGCGAGCGCCTCGAAGGGCCGGATGGTGGGGATGCCCGGGAGGCTCCGCGTGTAGGGGCCGCGGGGGACGTGCACCGTGAGGCGGTGCCGGCCGAACGCGTCGGGCACGCGGTGGTTGGGCAGGTAGCCGCCATACGCGATGCCGGCGTCGGCGAGGGCGTCGAGCGCGGCGTCGGGGTAGCGGACCCCGTGGACCGTGGCGGAGAGGCCCAGCCGCTTCACCGGCCCGATCAGGAACTCGTGAAGCTCGGCGGTCCGCTCGTCGTCACCCCAGTTGCCGACCCAGATCAGGTCCAGGGCCTCCGCGCCGGGTCCGGCGGATCCCACGGTCGTTCCTTCGGCGTGGATCCCCTTCGGGTGGAAGACGTGCGGGTCGGCGGCCTCGTGCCACGTGAAGGCCGGCCGGTCGTGGTGCCGGGCGTACCAGGCGCGGATCACGCCGCCGAAGGCGAGCACGCCGTGGTACCCGCCGAGGTCGAAGCGGGACATCTCCTCCGGGGCGGTCACGCAGCGGTGGTGCGTGTCGTGGAAGAGCCGGACCGGGACGTCGGCGCGGCCGAGCGCGGCCACGACGGCGGGATCGGTCCACTCGTGGACGACCAGCACGTCCGCCCCGGCGGCGAGAGCGCGGACGGCGTCGGGATCGTCGGCGGTCGCGTCGTCGTAGCGGGTGCTACACAGGTCCGGGTACGCGTCGTGGTAGGCGTCCGCGGCTCCCTGCCCGTGGTCGCGGACGAGGTTCTGGCGCGACCACGCGTCCTCCGGCTCGAACGCGGCGACGTCGTGTCCGCGGCGGCGCAGCTCCGACAGCACGCCGCGGACGAAGTGCGCGTTGCCGTGGTTCCAGTCCGAGGCAAGCGAGTGGACGAAGAAGACGAACCTCACGCGGACCTCCGCCGCGCTTCGATCTCGCTGCCACCGGTCCGCCGCTCGAGCACCTCGCGGTAGAGCGACGCGTAGGCGCGGGCGGTGCCCGCGACGCGGTAGCCGGCGCTGCGCTCGCGGGCGGCCCGCCCGGCGGCCGCGGTCGCCGCGGGATCCCGCAGCGCCGACGCCAGCGCCTCGGCCCAACCCTCCGCATCGTCTCCGGCGACGAAGGCGGCCACGCCATCCCAGAGCTCGCGGTGGGTGGGCTGATCGGCCAGCACCAGGGCGCAGCCGGCCGCGGCGGCCTCGAGCACGGCCAGGCC from Phycisphaera mikurensis NBRC 102666 carries:
- a CDS encoding class I SAM-dependent methyltransferase, with translation MPELQQRIDELAPWFHNLHLPDGTGGRVQTCPDHPLGLGDFPAWKFEELSPHLPADLAGLAALDIGCNAGYYAFALAERGARVTAIDHDPRYLAQARLAQESLDPRQRVRFEQADVYDLLHREQAFDVVLFLGVLYHLRYPLLALDAIARRVKPGGTLFLQTLTAPGPDPARSPAIPDDVGLNDRELMTQPHFPRLAFIEHRWAGDPTNWFAFDAAAVEAVLRSCGYEQVERLTDELWRARKPGEAEAPWWDRGTLDRIAGKRG
- a CDS encoding CgeB family protein, with protein sequence MPPRSIAFFGSSLVSAYWNGAATYYRGVLSALHARGFAVTFYEPDAYDRQQHRDLAEDPGYARVVVYPNRPDALAPLLEEAAAAGVVVKASGVGVFDAELEEAVSTLTRADGSAPLRIFWDVDAPATLERMRADPDDPARACVPRYDAVFTYGGGPPVVAAYEALGARRCVPIYNAHDPATHRPAPAQERFACDLCFLGNRLPDREARVDAFFTEAARLAPAKKFLLGGSGWHDADLPENVHRLGHVGTGDHNALNASALCVLNISRASMAEVGFSPATRVFEAAAAGACLVTDAWVGIDTFFEPGVEILVAEDGAGVAAILADLRPERARDIGDAARARALRDHTYTQRAVTVEAQLDELAEHAS
- a CDS encoding CgeB family protein — its product is MRFVFFVHSLASDWNHGNAHFVRGVLSELRRRGHDVAAFEPEDAWSRQNLVRDHGQGAADAYHDAYPDLCSTRYDDATADDPDAVRALAAGADVLVVHEWTDPAVVAALGRADVPVRLFHDTHHRCVTAPEEMSRFDLGGYHGVLAFGGVIRAWYARHHDRPAFTWHEAADPHVFHPKGIHAEGTTVGSAGPGAEALDLIWVGNWGDDERTAELHEFLIGPVKRLGLSATVHGVRYPDAALDALADAGIAYGGYLPNHRVPDAFGRHRLTVHVPRGPYTRSLPGIPTIRPFEALACGIPLASAPWSDAEHLFRPGDLARVGSGAEMQATLEALLGDAGARRDLAARGRETVLARHTCAHRVDELLTILDDLA
- a CDS encoding CgeB family protein — translated: MKLVVLGLSISSSWGNGHATVFRALLKSFAQRGHGVVFLERDVPWYAGDARDNPDPDGVDLRLYASLEELRTDHAALVREADAVLIGSYVPDGPAVIDWAMQTAEAPVSFYDIDTPVTLAKLARGDKESLRVDQVPRLAAYFSFTGGRTLRKLEEELGSPRALPLYCAVDDGVYTPDAAVARDLDLGYMGTYSDDRQPTVERLLLDPARRLPGRRFALVGPMYPQRTSWTPNVERVEHLPPAGHPRFYRRQRFTLNVTRADMIAAGWAPSVRLFEAAACGTPVISDRWEGLGDVFEVGREILVADTADDAVRILEETPEAERAAIGAAARARVLQEHTAAHRAAELEAGLLAAGASR
- a CDS encoding ABC transporter permease, which produces MGILAVLAAVLLGGRAAAREPSSLGPAFERDLARLASYPHRLAGTEPGRDASAYVMQRLREAGVDEVLPLEMPVWQTMPRLEQGPGPGAGAADGGAKSGVRLTVRDANGFERGVVPLFPCRPNLVCPPVTPAGGLTGPLRYAGRGSAAEVAAAVATPGDAAPIVVLDYDVPQEAWERAFALGAAAVVFRAEAGVAAGEAMKSVPAPMNLPRFFAEVDPGSGLSAGLDLTAGGAEATLEAAVPVVAATGRSVVAVIEPAPGATPALTAAAARRRPVVLAADLDSFGSVPERGPGARNAANAALLLEAARRLAADPPPRRVVLVFLDNAGRGMQGARTFYAALTDDPARRREAIQAAARDLAASTLALRTLPQDADAARGLPASAAASLRPLLAARAAWARADAARELRLLRLEAARGDEAAGAMLPTVSGRVARWDAVRRHVHEAADAGTLFTVEAAPREGRELLAAARAALRARSTAAARRQVELGQQEAVQAAASGRVAGDARAVRVALHASLDLSGEGPSWGVVAGSDAGRVGAAWSLSPEADAPGYHQRVLGHFAAAAAAAGDAPAFRGLDAETLRDPAAGRLAVPGPLVHSGFLAGTHGFFNVAFATCHDARRRDGHPGDTLAALDAAGFAAQGDAALRLFVAGLNRPGLPDRAPFADKAIDNRAGTRRPAAVAAAGAADDSLGVPVGPVVQQRVAGGLAEDRPAPGAVVALFPMPADPANAWNSLARRAIPSYEPARMVVADGAGRFDVVAAHADLDRQLATLGATHDARGALTAVSTQERVGGTPAAALRTDLLGLGLGDGSAAASGSAVVTLRPDEPTAPGRFTVLLGAAGSRPRPADALVGQAGPFGFYHLTPGLADSGVRVFQPEGPLLLPPGEFAPAAGPADPAAAGSGRGGVSVLLASAGNLWSLNESRLAALRARGILRGDLERLHRDARAALDNAAGGGEAAPEAARLAFALGQRVYNPLRAAMDDLVNAVVLLLALAVPFAFFGERLLIGAKGIRGRVAGFAVCFGLTFAALYALHPGFAVASTPIIVFLAFAILLLSGLVIVLLISKFRVQLAKLHGEGGQPQNAGQVAALLAAVQMGISTMRRRKTRTALTTLTVVVLTFTVLCFAGFERRLGVGLAAVGTPGPGTPTDAVLVRRVDGGPLPRAAAELAGAAASAAGGRDASLLGGAAGGGVGAGGPAEALATWRIDPPGLAEGVPGGGLALAREDGTADGRIRCVVGIDPRLPRRWPALSRALASATASGVGPERFTAATLAGELSADGVFLNPAAARSLRLEVGDRFRLAGRRVRLAGVLDADRIGRLRHVDGQPVLPVLEPGRDRAAGGSSAGRDAAASAGGGAAERLGVAEVAFVGVRLAEELGGRPDGLTVFPAGGIGVAETADALATALPQPAWSAGAAGLERRVLTTLTSVSGAAAIVVPLALGGLIVFGTLLGSISDRKQEIYTFSALGLAPRHIGALFLAEGAVYAVVGGLGGQLLALFLARVSATLAQRGLVPELPVNFASGNALFATGVVMAVVMLSSLYPAAAAARSANPGLVRRWRLPAPVRTPGGGDRLDLVFPFTVSAADMGGVRGFLAEHFRSHDDAGIGRFACSSVAAVPGEGDAAGPDGGDAPTLLADVALAPFDLGVTQRLRLWSEPSDIAGVDRVRVVVDRLSGTRGDFARLNKPFFAGLRRQFLLWRTLPDESREGYRREAAAG
- a CDS encoding ABC transporter ATP-binding protein gives rise to the protein MEASATPPPPLDPGAPVPIIRTVGLTKVYGGGDAATHALRGVDAVIHRGELIAVMGPSGSGKSTFFNMIGGLDGPTGGRILIDEVDVAQLSAAELAFLRCRKIGYIFQQYNLVRYMTALENVTVPMAFAGVDPDAARGRGMALLETVGIAQRWDHRPVELSGGQQQRVAIARALANRPAILLADEPTANLDFATGQDVLDLLVRINRDAGVTVVCSTHDHRLLALCDRIMWIKDGRLDRVQEREDVRITVGSVAGEEP